In one window of Sciurus carolinensis chromosome X, mSciCar1.2, whole genome shotgun sequence DNA:
- the Irs4 gene encoding insulin receptor substrate 4, producing MASSSFARDQATRRLRAAAAAAAAALAAVTTTPLLSSGTPTALIGTGSSCPGAMWLSTATGSRSDSESEEEDLPVGDEVCKRGYLRKQKHGHRRYFVLKLETADAPARLEYYENARKFRHSVRAAAAAAAAAASGAAVPALIPPRRVITLYQCFSVSQRADARYRHLIALFTQDEYFAMVAENESEQESWYLLLSRLILESKRRRCGTLGAQPDGEPAALAAAAAAEPPFYKDVWQVVVKPRGLGHRKELSGVFRLCLTDEEVVFVRLNTEVASVVVQLLSIRRCGHSEQYFFLEVGRSTVIGPGELWMQVDDCVVAQNMHELFLEKMRALCADEYRARCRSYSISIGAHLLTLLSARRHLGLLPLEPGGWLRRSRFEQFCHLRSIGDGEDEMLFTRRYVSPSEPLHPSRRGRLHLPRGRRSRRAVSVPASFFRRLAPSPVRAPHPEENPSNRACEASGSNSGNSGGKGKEGKEGQEGSEGDYMPMNNWGSGNGRGSGGGQGSSGQGSSSQSSGGSQCSGGRQGSGGGQGSGGQSTGGNQCSGDGQGTAGGHGSGGGQRPGGGHGSGGGQGPGDGHGSGGGKNSGGGKGSGSGKSSDGDGDRGKSLKKRSYFGKLTQSKQQQIPPPPPPPPPPPPAGTSGKGKSGGRFRLYFCADRGATKERKEAKEVRETETSEGAARGPHRARAFDEDEDDPYVPMRPGVAAPLASSSDYMPMAPQNVSASKKRHSRSPFEDSRGYMMMFPRVSPPPAPSPPKAPDPNKEDDSKDNDSDSDYMFMAPGAGAIPKNPRNPQGGSSSKSWSSYFSLPNPFQSSPLGQSDHSEYVPMLPGKFLGRGLDKEASSNWGPKDAPAKPSVEGSFSKPVDDGPPKNKAKRPNRLSFMTKGNKIKPKPQKPTHEQKEADSSSDYVNIDFTKRDSNMPAPSAQGLPDSWGIIADPRQPAFSNYVNVEFGVPFPNPASRLSHLLRAIPGANPLSLDGARWPLRPLPPSATGSNANVEEGDYIEVNFNPAMTPAVPFADSAIRYDAETGRIYVVDPFSECCMDISLSPSRCSEPPPVARLPQEEEQERRRSQSRSLSLFAAARAVVSAFPTDSLERDLSAPSPSAAAAAAAPTLALGRVLAAASALAAVPGIGAAAAGLEAAAGFDSASTRWFQPVANAADAEAVRGAQDIADGANPGAPDPAADLAGGENAAGGAASAAAAPPPPPRHHQGPRPLEREDSDDDDDTYVRMDFARPDNKKFDSQKRE from the coding sequence ATGGCGAGTAGCTCCTTCGCTCGCGACCAAGCGACAAGGAGACTGAGGGCTGCAGcagcggcggcagcggcagctCTAGCGGCGGTAACGACCACCCCGCTTCTTTCTTCGGGAACCCCGACCGCACTCATTGGGACCGGGTCGTCTTGTCCGGGAGCCATGTGGCTCTCCACGGCCACTGGCTCCCGGTCAGACTCCGAGTCTGAGGAGGAAGACCTCCCCGTCGGGGACGAAGTCTGCAAACGCGGCTACCTGCGGAAACAGAAGCACGGGCACAGGCGTTACTTCGTGCTCAAACTCGAGACCGCTGACGCCCCAGCTCGGCTGGAATACTACGAAAATGCCAGGAAGTTCCGGCACAGTGTCCGTGCCGCGGCGGCTGCAGCAGCGGCGGCCGCCTCGGGAGCAGCGGTCCCCGCGCTCATCCCTCCGCGGCGCGTTATCACCCTGTACCAGTGCTTCTCCGTGAGCCAGCGGGCTGATGCAAGGTACCGCCACCTCATTGCCCTTTTCACGCAGGACGAGTACTTCGCTATGGTGGCCGAGAACGAGTCGGAGCAAGAAAGCTGGTACTTGCTGCTCAGCCGCCTCATCCTCGAGAGCAAGCGCCGCCGCTGCGGCACGCTCGGCGCACAGCCGGACGGAGAGCCGGCCGCGCtagcggcggcagcggcggcggagCCACCCTTCTACAAAGATGTGTGGCAGGTAGTAGTCAAACCCAGGGGGCTGGGGCATAGAAAAGAGCTGAGCGGCGTGTTCCGGCTGTGTCTTACCGACGAGGAGGTCGTGTTTGTGAGGCTGAACACCGAAGTGGCCAGCGTGGTCGTCCAGCTCCTGAGCATCCGTCGCTGCGGGCACTCGGAGCAGTACTTCTTCTTGGAAGTCGGCAGGTCCACGGTTATCGGTCCAGGGGAGTTGTGGATGCAGGTCGATGATTGTGTGGTGGCCCAAAACATGCACGAGCTGTTTTTGGAGAAGATGAGAGCCTTGTGTGCAGATGAATACAGAGCCCGCTGCCGCAGCTACAGCATCAGCATTGGCGCCCACCTGTTAACCCTGCTGTCCGCTAGGAGGCACCTGGGCTTGCTGCCGCTCGAGCCTGGCGGCTGGCTCCGAAGGTCCCGCTTTGAGCAGTTTTGCCACCTTAGGTCCATCGGCGACGGAGAAGATGAGATGCTTTTCACCAGGCGCTACGTATCACCCAGCGAGCCTCTGCACCCCTCCAGGCGAGGAAGGCTGCACCTGCCCAGAGGGCGAAGGTCCAGGAGAGCGGTTTCAGTGCCAGCCAGCTTTTTTCGCCGCTTAGCGCCCAGCCCGGTACGTGCCCCTCACCCTGAAGAAAACCCCAGTAACAGAGCTTGTGAAGCCTCCGGCTCCAACTCTGGCAACtctggggggaaagggaaagagggcaAAGAGGGTCAGGAAGGAAGCGAAGGCGACTACATGCCCATGAACAATTGGGGTTCAGGAAATGGCCGAGGCTCAGGAGGTGGCCAGGGCTCAAGTGGCCAAGGCTCCAGTAGCCAGAGCTCGGGAGGAAGCCAGTGCTCAGGTGGGAGGCAGGGATCTGGAGGTGGCCAAGGCTCAGGAGGCCAGAGTACTGGAGGAAACCAGTGCTCGGGAGATGGCCAGGGCACCGCAGGTGGCCATGGTTCAGGTGGTGGCCAGAGACCTGGAGGTGGACACGGCTCAGGTGGTGGCCAGGGACCGGGAGATGGCCATGGCTCAGGTGGTGGCAAGAACTCTGGAGGTGGCAAAGGCTCAGGAAGTGGGAAAAGCTCAGATGGTGATGGTGACCGAGGAAAATCTCTGAAGAAAAGATCCTACTTTGGCAAATTAACTCAAAGCAAGCAACAGCAAATTCCACCTCCTCCaccgcccccgcccccacccccaccagcgGGAACTAGTGGAAAAGGGAAGTCTGGAGGAAGATTCCGCCTTTATTTTTGTGCTGACAGAGGAGCCACCAAAGAACGCAAAGAAGCCAAGGaggtgagagagacagagacttcAGAAGGTGCAGCTCGTGGTCCCCACAGAGCCAGAGCATTTGATGAAGATGAGGATGACCCATATGTGCCAATGAGGCCGGGGGTGGCTGCCCCTCTGGCGAGCTCCAGTGATTACATGCCAATGGCCCCTCAAAATGTCTCTGCTTCAAAAAAGCGCCACTCTCGATCACCTTTTGAAGATTCAAGAGGATACATGATGATGTTTCCTAGAGTGAGCCCACCGCCTGCCCCTAGTCCTCCCAAAGCACCCGATCCTAACAAAGAGGATGACTCCAAGGACAATGACAGTGACAGTGACTACATGTTTATGGCTCCTGGCGCTGGTGCAATTCCAAAAAACCCCAGGAATCCTCAGGGCGGCTCTTCGTCCAAAAGTTGGAGCTCCTACTTCTCGCTGCCAAATCCTTTTCAGAGCTCACCCTTGGGACAGAGTGACCACAGTGAGTATGTACCAATGTTACCTGGAAAGTTCCTGGGGAGGGGCCTAGACAAGGAAGCCTCATCTAACTGGGGCCCCAAAGATGCACCTGCAAAGCCTTCAGTTGAGGGGTCATTCTCAAAGCCCGTAGATGATGGCCCCCCAAAGAACAAGGCTAAGAGACCTAACCGGCTTTCTTTCatgacaaaaggaaataaaatcaagccCAAACCACAAAAGCCCACACATGAGCAGAAAGAAGCTGACAGCTCTAGTGACTACGTCAACATTGACTTCACTAAAAGAGATAGCAATATGCCAGCCCCCTCTGCTCAAGGACTGCCAGATTCGTGGGGCATAATTGCTGACCCCAGACAGCCAGCCTTTTCTAATTACGTGAATGTTGAATTTGGAGTGCCCTTTCCAAATCCAGCAAGCCGCCTCTCACATCTCTTAAGAGCTATCCCAGGTGCCAACCCCCTATCTCTGGATGGTGCTAGGTGGCCACTTCGCCCTCTTCCTCCCAGTGCTACAGGTAGCAATGCTAATGTGGAAGAGGGCGACTACATTGAAGTAAATTTCAACCCAGCAATGACACCAGCCGTGCCTTTTGCTGACAGTGCCATTCGTTACGATGCAGAAACAGGTCGAATCTACGTGGTCGATCCATTTTCTGAGTGCTGTATGGACATTTCCCTGTCCCCTAGCCGATGCTCTGAACCACCACCTGTAGCTAGGCTGCcgcaggaggaggagcaagagcgAAGACGCTCACAAAGCCGTTCGCTAAGTTTATTTGCAGCCGCCCGGGCCGTGGTCTCGGCCTTCCCTACTGATAGCCTCGAGAGAGACCTTTCAGCTCCCTCCCCCTCGGCTGCTGCTGCGGCAGCGGCGCCGACCTTAGCCTTGGGCCGCGTGTTAGCCGCGGCCTCCGCTCTCGCAGCGGTCCCAGGCATCGGCGCAGCCGCCGCGGGCTTAGAGGCCGCCGCTGGATTTGACTCCGCCTCCACCCGCTGGTTCCAACCTGTTGCTAATGCTGCTGATGCCGAGGCGGTGAGGGGGGCCCAGGACATTGCTGATGGCGCGAATCCAGGAGCCCCGGACCCAGCTGCAGACCTTGCCGGAGGTGAGAATGCGGCGGGCGGGGCCGCTTCCGCAGCTGCTGCTCCCCCACCGCCTCCTCGCCACCACCAGGGGCCGAGACCCCTGGAGAGAGAAGATTCTGACGACGACGATGACACTTACGTGAGAATGGACTTTGCCAGACCTGACAACAAGAAGTTCGACTCTCAGAAAAGAG